tgacttcaatttgtgttataatttgatgaagaagtcaTTACTTAAATGTGTaatgacttataaaaaatatgtaagaCAATTTCAGATActgcaaaaaataatttaaaaattcagatattaaaacttctgaaaaaccaaaaaatattaaagaatcaaattaTTCAcggcttagaaattattgaaacaaaacaaaatatatatgactaaaaaatagaaaaatattaggaaaaaaaatagattgagttacattcaaaagaataatctaTGGTTATAAGTCTGCACCCTATCATAAAATATCACGTTAGTGAAGTAgagagataataataataataataatattaacgtttgaatttgagtttaagttagacttgttagagagatagagtttcactccttattaggtttggattaaacaaaaataattttgttaaaaaaaaaaatgatgagtttgagtttaagttagacttgttagagaaatagagtttcactccttgttaagtttggactaaacaaaaataatttatttaaataaaatgataattttattaaaatattgtgctgacgtgaaaaattgtgagagtttcaaaggtttcggttttatatatatatatatatatatatagataataaacTCATGTgcatatctaaaaataaaaataaaaaattagaaagagagagagagtaaactCATCTATgactatataaataattaaagtcAATGCTGAGAGAAAgactaattaaattctaaatttgattttaattgttATCTAATTATATGCCACGTGtcctttttaagtttttaaaatttttgttctaGGTGAGTTAATGTTGTGCAAAAGAcaaagaatataatttaaataaaccatcaaaaacttaataaagaaagggggggggggaaagaGAGTAAAATCATGTGTATATAAAacattctaaaattaaaaattaagagagagagagagagagagagagagagagagagagagagagagagagagagagagagactcatctattacttaaaaaatgTCTAACTCTTAAACTAcgtataatttgaatccatatgtgtgtgtgtattaaaagccaaagtttagagaaattccaattagattctcaattcaattattataaattctaaatccaattaaattctaatttttaaatatatatatacacacacactattAATAACCAGATTCCCGGTTTGGTTTTTAACATTTTGCATACTAAAATACAGACACACAAAtttttaaactctctaaaatacccttatcttttagttcaataattttaactttaaaaacacaatctggttaaaagagtaatttattatttttaaaagagttcCTAAGTTTTAGGCTTTCAAACTGTTatcaaaatcttaaaaaattaggaaactatctttatatcacttttaaacattatttcgctaaacctaaaataaataaataaaaaagagcctTATTGCACGCTCAAAGCGCGTGtgataaaacaaataataaataatttatgttttctCAAATTATTGATATTGTTATTAGTTGCATTTACTCGTAATTAAACAATGTCTAGTATTATACTCGTACAATGCACAACTTAATCAAGAATCATGtgtaaactaaagaaaataagaaaattttttaatttaattaaaattaaataataaatatatttaattggtAAATTTAATAGCTAAGAATTATAAACAACCCAAattactaaacattaaaaatttacataattcctctcaaaaaaaaatttacataagtattgaatttttgtatttgaaagCGAGGGAGGAGGCACCAAATTTCAAcctatcaaaacaaaatgtgtaaaaactaAGAGTTAAGACCTGGCAATAAGTTTGCATCAATAATCGAAAATAGGTTCATTAGCATTGAgatttgataaaattaaaaagtaatactttTTGCGAGGTCTTGCATATCCCTAGGCTAGTTTTGTGAACAACAATCTATATTATGAGTAAATGATGCATTTGGAATATAGATTATAACTTCAAGGAGTTTAAAACTTCAATGGATCATGCCATATCTTgaccaaaatccttttttaACCCTATACCTTCAATAAATCTCATTTTAGcaattgttttcttattttattccaGTGTATATTTCAATTGACTCAAACTTGCTAAACCAACTACATTTTTATCCCTCttgaatttaatctattgatTAAGGCAAAGTTCCATAAAAACTCCAGCCTTCTTCAAAATATCCCGTAGGTGAGAAATCTTTGTTGCGATCATATCCCAATAGATTATGGTTAATGAAGGTCTAATTAATTATGTTCTAACAATTCAAGCTTatgagtaattaatattttcaaagttTCCTTCAAACTCTAGCTTCAAAGAGTCCAATATAGTTACTtgtagtataaaaaatatgatgcattttatGAACATAatgaagcaaaaaagaaaaaaagaataaggatGGAGTTAAATAACCTTGGAGAGTAAAATAGAACTTGCAGCTTTCATTGTaggcacatatatatatatatatatattagtctttttttgggttactttatcctaattttttttggacctaaattagatttttttaattatgtttatgtTAATGTCAATACATATTAGCTATCATTTGATACTttatccacacacaaaaaaaaacaacaattaatgtttaaattaggctaaaagtaaaattgttactttataaaaaaattgatacaatacttattgttactttatccaAATAAGAGTCTTACATAAACTTAAACTTGTTATGTTAATACATATTAGCTATCATTTGATACTttatccacacacaaaaaaacaccaattaacatttaaattaagctaaaagtaaaattgttactttataaaaaaaattgatacaataCTTATTGTTACTTAATCCAAATAAGTCgataagaaaaaatagaataagaGTCTTAAATTTAAACTTGTTTGTTAaatggattagatgaagaattttcattgtaattaaattaaaatttttatcaacttagaaattataggagaagatatatatattttttaaatctaaaaaactaaaaaaaattctgcaattAAAGATGCATTAGAGCGTGTAGTGTagtaattcaaaaaaaagaaaaaaaaagaaagttattgtttttttaataatacactacacttaaaaaataatgattagatgaagaatttggattgtaatcaaattaaaaatagagattataggagaagaaaaattatatatattttttaaatctaaaaatatttttaaaaaaaaaattctacaatttggtgaagccacttggcgCAACAATGGTGTCTAAGCTCAACTTTTAATTAtagtattatgcccgtgcgatgcacggcttaatcAAGAATTATGtgtaaataatgaaaataaaaaaattaatttttttaattaaaattaaatagataataaaaataaagtaatcttTTAAACGAAGTAACCTTTTAATTTAAGTtaaactagcttgtaactccatgcatatgcatggatacacttaaaaatatacaataagatgcataatataatttatatatatatatatatataatttaaatactactgatagtcatttttatatttttttaactctttaaaaaattttgtaaggatattattaggtataaaatgtgaattgtccatttttttttaattattgtgaagcacttttttttttaaacgattcatttattctagactttttggttttgCACTTAATAACTTAcatggatgaatatttatgatgtggtctcacatttgattctaaaattaagaaataaaaatctttaagaataaataatttaagacacatgacacaaaattggaactctaatttggaattataatataagtttctctcagtttcacctattattattattattattattattattatatatagatatatatagatgacttctaattttcaattttttttagttatatgattctattttagattagatgagacatgtggcgcaaaattaaactttaattgaaattcaatttttacactaaattaactcacttggtacaaaattctaaaatttagattagatgagacacatggcgcaaaattagactttaattgaattctaatttgaaattgaattggattttctctttgttttacctattattatatatatagataatgaATGAATATTGTGTAAGATTAagcttttattaataaatttaaaaaatcatatataagtctaaaattaattgaatgaaATATGGTAGATAACTATGCcactaatataaaaggagatgcCTTAAAGAATTATAAAGGGAGTTTGCATATTAAAGCccatatttaaatgaaaaaccttgaattcaataattttaaaaatgattgaaagCATATTTAAGTGATAACCTCAATGTAATAGTTAAGAATTATGAACAACTCAAATTACTAAacgttaaaaaataaaagtagataaACTTATATACGAATTgaatttttgtctttgaaagTGAGGGAGGAGGCACCGAATTTCACCCTATCAAAACCAAATGCGTAAATATaaacttcaagaaatttttttgagaaaaactcaaTACCAAGAGTATTGTTTGATTGAGTGTTTTGAAACCTCAAGGAAACTcacggtgaaaaaaaaaaacaaaaaaaaaaaaacaaaaacaaaaacaaaattaggaGTTTACTTTTTGAAGCGATAATAGATACTTGGACGTTCTTaatgagaaaaatcataaatctggCCTTATTATTTATAGTGACCTAAAAATCTAAAGATGAGAGACATGGTATAATAAAACTATTATCCATAATCATTCCAATATTTATCCAACAAACAAAACTTCAACCATGGtaaacttcaacaaaaaaaaaaaaagtctattaaaagttgtttctatttaaaacaataaattcaagttGTAAAGAAGTTGAtataaaaatcaagttgttaacattaattacaaataatttttttgttataccgtaaaaatcaagttgttaacattattagcttcttctttttttgttatccaaaaatttgatattcatccaaaaaataaattaaaccaaaatatatttgaaaaaaaaaagtagataatAAATTTACTATCAATTCTTCCCGTGTGTATATCCTcccattgaattttttttttttttaattcatggGATTAGCTATACTTCTACATAcactattacatattttaatattttatactttgtatttttttttttctttctatcctATTATTTTAGGCTTTGTTGATAATATTTAGATAGACACAATTGTAGGTTGTAGTTGTATGACACCAACCAACTAAATTTACCTCTCAAAGAAAAAAGCCAAATAAGTACATGTAGTGCAGTAATTAAACAATAAGAAagttgcagtttttttttttttttttaataatacactacacttaaaaaataagggttagatggattagatgaagaatttggattataatacactacacgtaaaaaaataaggatttgatggatttgaaaaagaatttggattgtaatcaaaattatcaacttagaaattataggagaagaaaaatattaaaatctaaaaatttaaaaaaatttctacaatttggttAAGCCACTTGGCGCAACTACGGCTTCTaagtccaacttttattatatagtatattagTTGCTAACCCGTGCTATACATgggaacctacctatttgtgaggtaaactaaaataattttataaaatcttaaattgattaagaaactacattattgcatgatttgctcttgtataacttcaatttgtgttacaaattgatgaagaagccattgcttgaacgtgcaatggtttataaaaaatttgtcagaCAATTTTAGATACtgcaaaaaaaaactcaaaaattcagatattaaaacttctgaaagaccaaaaaatattaacaaaaaattatcaacgtttgagtttaagtttaagttagacttgttagggagatagagtttcactccttgttaagtttgaattaaaaaaataattttgtttaaaaaaatgatgggtttgagtttaagttgtacttgttagagagatagagtttcacttcttgttaagtttggactaaacaaaaataattttatttaaataaaatgataattttatttatatattgtgctgtcgtggaaaattgtgagagtttcagaggtttcggttatatatatagatagatagataaaaaaaatgatgagtttgagtttaagttagacttattagagagataaagtttcactccttgttaagtttggactaaacaaaaaaaaaaaaaaatttaaataaaatgataattttatttaattattgtgttgatgtggaaaattatgaGAGTTTCAAAGgattcggttatatatatatatatatatatatatgtgtatgtgtgtgtttagtagtaaagaaattcaatttCCCTTTGTTTTATAGAATTAActtatttctattattattattttttaataattcaatagttgggagAAGAGAAATTTGAACATTGTATATCTTTATTAGAAAAACCagaaattaacaattaaatGAAGATGGAAAATTTGAACTATGTGCGTTTTTACTTAGAAAACCCAGAAAATGACAATTAAATGAAGAAGACCACTAAAATTGTTGTAGGGAATTAAATCGAAATTCCCAATcaatgagaaacaaaaaaaatagagaaaacacacgctaaagaaaacaattacacgcacaagacaatatttatgtggtttggcaatttgcctacgtccacggaattgcagggatttcactatcatcagggaaaaaaatacaaagtgcagctacagttttttttttctctctctctaaaaaaaccACGATAACAACACAATAAACCCTAATCACAAAATTGCGTTTTCTACACAAAATGggccaaaaaatattttcctggGGGCATTGCCCCCAAACCCCTAAGAGGCTTGTCCATAAGCACTCCGACTTGGGCCTGTCAACCCAAGCCTCCACTCCATAGACTAAGCctcaaaaaatttctcattaaaaaccaCACAACATTATtcaggtcgggtcgggtcgtcaaactggatcaaacaaaactaggctccaTAAAGCCCAACAATTGTGTTGTTGCAAAAATCATATTCAAATCCTAAAGAAGCTCCTCTTTGCACATAGAGTCTATTCCGacatttttaacattattacCTATTCTCCGTTAGCATTAACTCCTCCACCATTGTTCGTATTGTTATTGTAAATGGAATCTTTCTTCATAGAAAAGATGATAGAATGATGTTTCTATCAATTTATGTGTGATAGCACGAGTGGAGAttcaaattttagaataaaattgctaaaaaaacaCTAATGTAGCAATAATCATGATTAATGGGTagaatacaaattttaaaagaaaattgttaaaagtattggcaataaatgtgattggtggatttcaattatttcataaataaatatttgaattatctttttatgattgataatatatcaatttttaatttttaaattttttttttttgaaacagaaGCTTATCATTCAATTAATCAGAAAAATTAGAATCTTGGTACAGAGCTTCTCTAGCTATTGGAGGAACGTCTTCCATCCAATACATATCCTCAATAATATTCTTAACAAATTGAGCTAATACATGAGCTACCCGATTCCCCCCTCTGCTAATACAATCAATCCTTACCCAATGTAAATTTCTAATCAAGTGTTGAATATCCACAATCACATTCCCAAGCATTGACTGATCAATCTTTAGAGTTGAAATAGCTTTCATGGCAGAACTGTTATCTCCTTCAATGACTAATTTAGAGAAGCCCACATCCACCGCAAACTCAATAGCTTTTCTACATGCAAGTAGTTCAGCTTCCCCAGTGCAAAACACTTTCGGTCCCTTAGTTGCCATGGCTGCCATAACCTCACCTTTCTCATTCTGTATAATTGCACCATATCTGAATCTGTTAAAGCCTGAGAACACCGCTGCATCAAAATTAAGATTGAAGACTGACTCTAGAGGATGTTGCTAGGTATCCCGAGCAGATTGCATCCCTTGTTCAGCTCTCATCTGTTCTTGTATAGTCCGAAACTTCTTTAACAGCTCCTTTGCGCGATTGATCAACCATCCCAGATCATGGTACTTCCCTCCATGTACAACCCGGTTTCTTTGATTCCAAATCAGCCAAGCTTGGAGCAACACAACCTCCATATCTTGTATCTCAACCCGATCCAGCAAGTATTTCATTAAGTGAATTAAATCAGTTAAACTCGAGACCCctttctgcaaaattttcaagCTACAGACCACACATCCTTGGCTGCCTCACATTCCCAAAGAGCATGGATAGCTGACTCTAGAAATCTCATACATATAGGACACATCGCATCACCAATTATTTTTTGCTTTGACAAATTCAGTTTTGTTGGCAAGATATCATTGCAAGCTCTCCACCCAAACACTTTAATCTTGTTTGGAATCTGAAGCTTCCATAAGGCAGCCCAAACTCATCTCCCCACGCAACCCCTTGAGCTCTGAGCTATATTTTCTCCTTGCAATACTTCCCTCGCCACCTTATATGCAGACTTGACAGTAAACAGCCCCTTTTTATGATGCAACCAGATTATAGTGTCTTCCACATCTCTTCGACTTAGTTGGATTCTACAGATGGCTTCAGCATCCTCTTGCTCAAACATGTTCATAATAAATTTAGACCTCCACACTCACCTCTCGAACCTCATCCTTGACTAGAAACAAAGTTGCATTTGTTGGATAATTCAGTatctattatcaatttttaaatttaaagtgGTAAAACTTGtgataatagaaaaagagaaatgatattttATGATCGAGccattttagaaagaaaaaaaatcatattttaatttatttttttaattagtatttCCCAATATAAACTAATTAATACTTCCTTACTTAAGCCTTAattatagaatatattttccatttttcacCTGAATAATAGTGGGTCCGTAGTATATTCCATAATTTTCCTATTAatacgaaaaaaaaaacctggttGACGCCACAATCGCAGCGTTAGCATGTTAAGAATCAACAACTAAATTTTTGCATCGAATTCAATTTCCACAGCTTGCAAATCTAAGGAAACGCAGATGTTGATGCCCATTGCCATCTTCTCTCACTGCCCAAACCTCCTCAGCGACactttatgtatgtatgtacagTTTGTATAAACTCGTTTCTTGCATTGTGTCTTTGCTGCTTGCATCACATCACTGACTGATACTAAGAATCATGTTTCCTTAAATAGATAGAAATCGTGTTTCCTCAAAAATCTAAAACATTAGAATAGATTCCACTAGTTTCCaactctgaaaaaaaaaaggataatgtTTTTTGGGATCAAAATATTTGATTTCTAAGTGATCTTTCTCCGATCATAATTTGCCACGCGATCCTAGTCTTATTTCAGTTGTATAACTTGTAAGAGAAAAGATAACGTTTTCACAACAAAGTTGCAATCTTTCTGAACTCTTTTGCAAGCAAATCTCTTCCTTTATAAAGTTTGTAAAACCTCATCAAGCATCACTTTGATGAGTTTGATTCATAACAAAGACATGGCCACCACTCTTCCAAAATCACCACCACCCTCTTCTCTCTTTGCATCCATAGATATGGGCACTAACTCCTTCAAGCTTCTCATAGTTCGTGCCAACCCATCTGGCCAATTCCTCACCCTCAACCACCACAAAGAACCTGTCCTCCTTGGCCTTAACTCAACCCCAACAAACCCTTTTGCTATCTCCAACCAATCCCACCTCCTAGCCCTCCAAGCCCTCCAAAACTTCCAAAAACTTTTGCTTTCCCAGCAAGTAATTCCTGACCACACTCGTTGTGTTGCCACTGCTGCAATACGTGAGGCAACAAATGGGAATGAACTTGTTGAGTGTGTCAAGGAAAAGGTTGGTCTTGAAGTTGAGGTTTTGTCTGGTGAAGAGGAAGCCAGGCTTGTGTACAAGGGTGTGCTTCAGTTTTTGCCACTTGTTTATGAGAAATTGGTGTTGGTTATAGATATTGGAGGTGGGTCCACTGAGTTTGTTGTTGGGAAGGGAGGGAAAGTTTGTTTTGGGGCTTCATTGAAGTTGGGGCATGTGAATTTAACTGAAAAGTTTGTGAAACACGGTGATCATAATGTTGGGGACATGAGGGAGTTTATTAGGTTGGTTATAGAAGAATCTGGGGTGGTTGAGAGAATCAAGGAGTTTGGGGGGGTTGAGATGGTAGTAGGGTGTTCTGGTACAATTCGTGCAGTTGAGAAGGCAGTGTTTTATGGATATGCTAAAAGTGAAATGTTTGAGAATGACAATGTGGTTTTGCTTGAGGAGTGGAAGAGGGATTGGAGGTTTAGTAGAAGGGAATTGAGCGGTGTGGTTGAGAGGTTATGTGATGggagggagggagagaaggcaagGAGAGATAAGTTCTTTAATAGGCGGTCAGAGTTTATTGTGGCTGGGGCTGTGTTGTTGGAGGAGATATTTGAGGTGATTGGGATTGAGGATATGGAGGTTTCTGGGTATGCATTAGGGGAGGGTGTTATTGCTGAGAGTTTGGGTAAGGTGTATGGTGGTTATGATTTGAATGCCAATGTGAGGTGGAGGTCTGTCGTGCAGCTTGCAACGAGGTTTAATAGCAAGAAGAGCATGAGAGTTGCTGCTCAGTGTGCTGGCATTGCAAAGGTATGCtgaattttcttgtttttgtttctttatgaGGTAT
This genomic stretch from Quercus lobata isolate SW786 chromosome 3, ValleyOak3.0 Primary Assembly, whole genome shotgun sequence harbors:
- the LOC115982486 gene encoding uncharacterized protein LOC115982486; translation: MSLIHNKDMATTLPKSPPPSSLFASIDMGTNSFKLLIVRANPSGQFLTLNHHKEPVLLGLNSTPTNPFAISNQSHLLALQALQNFQKLLLSQQVIPDHTRCVATAAIREATNGNELVECVKEKVGLEVEVLSGEEEARLVYKGVLQFLPLVYEKLVLVIDIGGGSTEFVVGKGGKVCFGASLKLGHVNLTEKFVKHGDHNVGDMREFIRLVIEESGVVERIKEFGGVEMVVGCSGTIRAVEKAVFYGYAKSEMFENDNVVLLEEWKRDWRFSRRELSGVVERLCDGREGEKARRDKFFNRRSEFIVAGAVLLEEIFEVIGIEDMEVSGYALGEGVIAESLGKVYGGYDLNANVRWRSVVQLATRFNSKKSMRVAAQCAGIAKVIFEGLRECEEVAASLNERDLEYLEAACLLHSVGLFMGKKGYHKQTYRIIMDGGHLHGYSTEEVKLMALLARHHRKKFPKSGHASLIAFSNEVKQKFRSLCAIVRISVALQQHQCINIQEMVFSISHEGFKLEIGDSKDQNLLPTTAQPLAVDTVAELGKELENFKKVFQQDLSVVVHSSTSES